In the genome of Raphanus sativus cultivar WK10039 chromosome 4, ASM80110v3, whole genome shotgun sequence, one region contains:
- the LOC108855268 gene encoding uncharacterized protein LOC108855268 produces MAIASNLVLSLSSDSLSHHDNQPRIPLILSSRSHSVTLLHNKRPSSLALRCSNNSDNVSSEKDTPIELKFSAFPTVMDINKIKEILPHRFPFLLVDRVIEYTPGVSAVAIKNVTINDSFFPGHFPDRPTMPGVLMIEAMAQVGGIVLLPEVGGSKDNFFVGGVDKVKFRKPVIAGDTLVMRMTILNFQKRFGLAKMEGKAYVGGSLVCEGEFTIVSSESSP; encoded by the exons ATGGCTATTGCGTCTAACTTGGTACTATCCCTGAGCTCTGACTCACTGAGTCATCATGATAATCAGCCTAGAATCCCTCTCATTCTTTCCTCAAGATCTCATTCTGTTACTCTCCTACACAACAAGCGACCAAGTTCCCTTGCGCTTCGTTGTTCAAACAATAGCGATAATGTCTCATCCGAGAAAGATACCCCCATCGAACTCA AGTTTTCAGCATTTCCAACGGTTATGGACATTAACAAGATCAAAGAGATATTGCCTCACAG GTTTCCGTTTCTGCTGGTGGATAGAGTGATAGAGTACACGCCTGGTGTTTCAGCTGTAGCTATTAAGAATGTCACAATCAATGACAGTTTCTTCCCTGGTCATTTCCCTGATCGACCCACCATGCCTGGTGTTCTCATGATTGAG GCAATGGCCCAAGTGGGAGGCATAGTATTGCTGCCGGAAGTAGGAGGATCTAAAGATAACTTCTTCGTTGGCGGTGTTGATAAAGTGAAATTCCGCAAACCAGTCATTGCAGGAGACACACTGGTCATGAGGATGACTATTCTCAACTTCCAGAAACGCTTCGGGCTTGCTAAGATGGAAGGTAAAGCTTATGTGGGTGGCTCGCTGGTCTGTGAAGGCGAGTTCACGATAGTCTCTTCTGAAAGTTCGCCATGA
- the LOC108855267 gene encoding inositol-3-phosphate synthase, translating to MFIESFKVESPNVKYTENEIHSVYGYETTEVVHENRNGSYQWIVKPKTVKYDFKTDTRVPKLGVMLVGWGGNNGSTLTAGVIANKEGISWATKDGVQQANYFGSLTQASSIRVGSYNGEEIYAPFKSLLPMVNPDEVVFGGWDISDMNLADAMARARVLDIDLQKQLRPYMERMVPLPGVYDPDFIAANQGSRANSVIKGTKKEQVDHIIKDMREFKEKNKVDNVVVLWTANTERYSDVVVGLNDTMENLLASVEKNESEISPSTLYAIACVLEGIPFINGSPQNTFVPGLIELAVSRNCLIGGDDFKSGQTKMKSVLVDFLVGAGIKPTSIVSYNHLGNNDGMNLSAPQTFRSKEISKSNVVDDMVASNGILFEPGEHPDHVVVIKYVPYVADSKRAMDEYTSEIFMGGKNTIVMHNTCEDSLLAAPIILDLVLLAELSTRIQFKAEGEGKFHSFHPVATILSYLTKAPLVPPGTPVVNALSKQRAMLENILRACVGLAPENNMILEYK from the exons ATGTTCATCGAGAGCTTTAAGGTAGAGAGCCCGAACGTGAAGTACACAGAGAATGAGATCCATTCCGTGTACGGTTACGAAACCACAGAGGTTGTCCACGAGAACCGTAACGGTTCTTACCAATGGATCGTCAAGCCCAAAACCGTCAAATACGATTTCAAAACAGACACCCGTGTCCCCAAACTAGG GGTTATGCTTGTTGGTTGGGGAGGAAACAACGGATCAACTCTAACCGCTGGTGTGATCGCTAACAAAGA AGGGATCTCGTGGGCGACTAAAGACGGAGTGCAACAAGCGAACTACTTTGGCTCGCTCACTCAAGCGTCTTCAATTCGGGTCGGGTCTTACAACGGCGAAGAGATCTACGCTCCTTTCAAGAGTCTTCTCCCGATGGTGAATCCTGACGAGGTTGTGTTTGGTGGTTGGGACATAAGCGACATGAACTTAGCTGACGCTATGGCTAGAGCCAGAGTCCTCGACATTGATCTCCAGAAACAGCTCAGACCTTACATGGAGCGCATGGTCCCGCTCCCTGGTGTCTACGACCCTGACTTCATCGCTGCGAATCAAGGGTCACGTGCTAATAGCGTGATCAAAGGTACGAAGAAAGAACAAGTTGATCACATCATCAAGGACATGAG GGAGTTTAAGGAGAAGAACAAAGTGGATAATGTAGTTGTGTTATGGACAGCCAACACGGAGCGTTACAGCGATGTGGTTGTAGGGCTTAATGACACGATGGAGAATCTATTGGCTTCTGTTGAGAAGAACGAGTCTGAGATCTCGCCTTCTACGCTTTATGCTATCGCTTGCGTTCTTGAAGGCATCCCTTTCATCAACGGGAGTCCTCAGAATACTTTTGTCCCGGGGCTTATAGAGCTTGCGGTATCGAGGAACTGCTTGATTGGTGGGGATGACTTCAAGAGTGGTCAGACTAAGATGAAATCTGTTTTGGTAGATTTTCTTGTTGGAGCTGGTatcaag CCTACTTCGATTGTGAGCTATAATCACTTGGGAAACAACGACGGGATGAACCTCTCAGCGCCGCAGACTTTCAGATCTAAGGAGATTTCAAAGAGTAATGTTGTTGATGACATGGTGGCTAGTAATGGCATCCTCTTTGAGCCTGGTGAACATCCTGACCACGTCGTTGTCATCaag TATGTACCATATGTTGCGGATAGTAAGAGAGCCATGGATGAGTACACCTCTGAGATATTCATGGGAGGGAAGAATACGATTGTTATGCATAACACCTGTGAGGATTCTCTTTTGGCTGCTCCAATCATCTTGGATCTTGTTCTTCTCGCCGAACTCAGCACCAGAATCCAATTCAAAGCCGAAGGGGAG gGGAAGTTCCACTCTTTCCACCCAGTAGCAACAATACTCAGTTACCTCACAAAGGCACCTCTAGTACCGCCTGGGACACCGGTGGTAAACGCTCTGTCGAAGCAGAGGGCTATGCTGGAGAACATTCTTAGGGCCTGCGTTGGGCTTGCGCCAGAGAACAACATGATCTTGGAGTACAAGTGA